One genomic window of Nicotiana sylvestris chromosome 10, ASM39365v2, whole genome shotgun sequence includes the following:
- the LOC138879396 gene encoding uncharacterized protein — protein sequence MAPKLEYPGDLTIPCTIGSAEFAKALCDLGASINLMPYSVLKTLGIGQPRPTSMRLQMADHTMKRPLGVIEDVCVYVDKFILPTDFVILDCEVDYEVPIILGRPFLATGKDRVDVETIELTFQIGDEKVVFHVCKSMKQPNGNEVCSFVDLVTDVIVDETSDVINFDDTLEAVLLNFDD from the coding sequence ATGGCTCCCAAATTGGAATATCCCGGTGATTTGACAATCCCTTGTACTATTGGAAGTGCCGagtttgctaaagctctttgtgatcttggggcaagtatcaatttgatgccctattcggttttaaagactttgggaattgggcaaccaagacccacatctatgagattacaaatggctgATCATACCATGAAGAGACCATTAGGGGTGATTGAGGATGTATGTGTCtatgttgataaattcattcttccgacggattttgtcattcttgattgtgaggttgactATGAGGTACCGATTATacttgggagacctttccttgctacggggaaggatCGAGTTGATGTTGAAACCATTGAACTTACCTTCCAgattggtgatgaaaaagtggttttccatgtgtgtaagtcTATGAAACAACCCAATGGCAATGAGGTGTGCTCTTTCGTGGACTTGGTGACCGATGTGATTGTGGATGAAACAAGTGATGTGATAAATTTTGATGATACATTGGAGGCCGtcttgctcaactttgatgatTAA